GTCGTCGCGTCGCCATTGCGACGCAGCCGACCCTCGATATTCAACATGCAGCCGAGGTCGCCAAGCACCACCGTCCCGGCGCCGCTCGCGGCGATGTTCGCGCACTTTTCGTCGACGATCGCGGTCGAGATATCGCCGTACTTGACCGCGAACGTGCCGCCAAAGCCGCAGCAATGCTCGCAGCCTTTCATCTCGATGACTGCAACGCCGACCTGGGCGAGCAGTTGGCGCGGCTGCGCCTTCACGCCCAGTTCGCGCAAGCCCGAACACGAGTCGTGATACGTCACCTGCGCCGCGAACTCGCCCGGCTGCAACTGCACCTTCGCGACGTTGACGAGGAAATCCGTCAGCTCGAACACCTTGCCGCGCAGGCGGCCGAAACGATTCATCAGTTCGGGATCGTCGCGAAACAGGTCGCCGTAGTGCGCGCGGATCATTCCGCCGCACGAGCCCGACGGCACGACCACGTAGTCGAACTGCTCGAACTCGCGCAGCGTTTTCTCGGCGAGCTCGCGCGCGAGGCGGCGGTCGCCGGAGTTATACGCGGGTTGCCCGCAACAGGTTTGCGCGGGCGGCACCACGACCTCGAAACCGGCGCCTTCGATCAGTTTGATGACCGAAAAACCGATTTCAGGACGCATCAGGTCGATCAGGCACGTGACGAACAATCCGACTCGCATGAGCC
Above is a window of Paraburkholderia sprentiae WSM5005 DNA encoding:
- a CDS encoding (Fe-S)-binding protein, which translates into the protein MRVGLFVTCLIDLMRPEIGFSVIKLIEGAGFEVVVPPAQTCCGQPAYNSGDRRLARELAEKTLREFEQFDYVVVPSGSCGGMIRAHYGDLFRDDPELMNRFGRLRGKVFELTDFLVNVAKVQLQPGEFAAQVTYHDSCSGLRELGVKAQPRQLLAQVGVAVIEMKGCEHCCGFGGTFAVKYGDISTAIVDEKCANIAASGAGTVVLGDLGCMLNIEGRLRRNGDATTRVLHIAQVLAGDV